The nucleotide window AGTCCTAATCCTTTTTCTTAGAGCCATAAAGGATAAGACCATGTATACACCGAAGCCCAATGCATAACCGAAACCATCGGACAGAGACCTAAGGATTGATAACACAAACTCAATTCCTACCCACACCGAAAGGGCTTCAGTTGATGGTAACCTTATGAACTTGGAATAGTAATTTCTAGTTAACTTTTCTGAATCCACGAGAATAGACCTGAGGAGTGGATAAAAAAATGATTGAAATTGACTTTCGGGAGCTAAACCCCTTGAAAGTGATAAGGAACAACCTAGGGGAATGTACAATGTATTACCTTAGCGTGGGCGACTTAGGCGACTTTCTAGTGTTTGCTTTTCAAGGTAAAGTGAGGTACGTTAAGCTAATGAGGCCGTATCCTGGTAAGTGGACTTGTGAAAGTGCCCTATATAGACCTGAAGGTTTATACGTTTTTGACTTGGGGAATAAGAGCTTCCTTGAGGAGCTGAGGAGGAAGATGGAGATGATCCCAAAATGATGGAGGACTACGACCTTATAATAAGCGACGTGGATGGAGTACTCTTAAGGGAAGGAGAACCTATATGGCAAAATATTGAAGCCTTGAAGAAGCTCATCAATGATGGAAAGAGGGTTATCCTAGTGACAAACAACTCCGGTTTTAGCCGGGTTCTTCTGTCGAGGCAATTAAATTACCTAGGACTGCCAGTCAGACCTCAAGATATTGTAACTAGCGGGTTGGCTGCTGTTCTTTACATGAAAAGAACGTGGGACATAAGAAAAGTCTTCACCATTGGGGAAGAGGGACTCGTTGAGGAAATAAGGAACGGAGGATACGAGGTCATGACTAGCTCCGAGGCAGAGGAGGGGACGCCAGACGCAGTGGTCGTTGGCCTAGATAGGTTAGTGACCTACGATAAACTTTCAATAGGCATGAGATGCATTTCCAAGGGAGCTAAATTCGTGGCGACCAATATGGACAGATTATGGCCTTCTAGGGACGGTTTGAGACTTGGCGCTGGCGCCCTAGTTAACGCCATATCTTATTCTCTTAGAAGGGAACCTGATTTTGTTGCTGGAAAGCCTAACATATGGATCATACAAGTTGCCATGGATCTGGCAAAACTCAAGGACTTGAGCAAGGTTTTAGTGATAGGGGATCAATTGGAAATAGACGTAAAGATGGGCAACGAGATGGGAGCAGACACAATTCTAGTGTTAACAGGTATATCCAAAGTTGAGGACATCGAGAAGACAGGGGTTAAGCCTAAGTTTATCTTCAGGGATCTATCTGAGATAGAATCTTGAAGTAATCCTTAATAACAATTCTATTGAGCTTTTTGTATGGATAAACTTGTCTACGATGCGATAGTTCTCGGAGGAGGTCTTGCAGGTTTAATGTCAGCTCACGAGATTGCGTCCGCTGGGTTTAGAGTAGCAGTAATATCCAAGGTTTTCCCAACAAGGTCTCACTCCTCCTCCGCCGAAGGAGGTATAGCAGCTTACGTAAAGGGGAACTCCGATCCCAACGACGATCCAAACTATATGACCTACGACACAGTGAAGGGCGGAGACTATCTGGTTGATCAGGACGCTGCTGAACTCCTTTCAATAAAATCGGGGGATATAGTAGAAATTATGGAGAGGTGGGGTACTCTATTCAATAGACAGCCTGACGGAAGAGTGGCTCTGAGATATTTCGGAGGTCAGACCTATCCTAGAACAAGGTTCGTCGGGGATAAAACTGGAATGGCGCTTTTGCACACCCTTTTTGAGAGAGTCTCTGGGTTGTCAGTGGACTTCTACAATGAGTGGTTTGCGCTTGATCTGGTCACGGACGAGAGGAGAGTTGTGGGAGCCGTTGCCATGGAAATGAAGAGTATGGAGCCCTATCTGTTTCTTGGGAAGGCTGTTATCCTAGCTACCGGTGGAATGGGAATGCTTTACGCTCACACCACCAACGCTTATATCAACACCGGAGACGGGTACGCCATGGCCCTAAGGGCAGGGGCAGCTCTCAAGGACCCGGAGTTCGTACAGTTTCATCCCACTGCCCTCTACCCATCTGACATCCTGATCAGTGAGGCAGCGAGGGGTGAGGGCGGAATACTTAGGAACAATAAGGGAGAGAGGTTCATGGCCAGATATGCACCTAAAAAGTTGGATTTAGCTCCCAGGGACATAGCTTCCCGTTCCATTATGATTGAGATCAGGGAAGGACGCGGGTTCCCAGGAAATTATGTGGGTCTAGATCTTACCCATTTAGGTGAGAGTTACATTAAGGAGAGGCTAGCTTTAGCCTATGAAGCGGCTATGAATTTTGCCGGCGTGGACGCAACCAAGGAGTACATACCAGTGAGGCCAGCGCAACACTACTACATGGGAGGAGTTGACGTGGACATAACAGGCAAAAATGGTGACCTCCAAGGACTTTTCGCGGCAGGAGAGGCCGCATGCGTCTCTGTTCACGGGGCAAATAGGTTGGGCTCAAACTCCCTTCTGGAGACCCTCGTGTTCGGTAGGGAGACAGGCCAAGCAGTGGTTAGTTATCTGAAAAGGGCTGAGGGCTCTTCCTCAACTGATATCCAAAAGGAGGCAGAAAAGATAGTGAATGATGCTTACTCTTTCGTTAAAAGCGAGACAGGGGTACATTTCGGAGAAATTTTGAACAAGATGCGTAACGTTATGTGGGAGGACGTTGGCATATTTAGGAATGAAGACCTCTTGAAGACTGCTCTCTCCGAAGTGGAGAAGCTGAGGGCCCAGGTGAAAAACATGTATGTAACCGATAAGAGTAAGGTGTACAATACTGAATTCTTCAATGCTCTCGAGTTGAGGAACATGATGGATCTAGCAGTTGTTATCGCCAAGGCAGCTCTCACTAGAACCGAGTCAAGAGGGGCCCATTATAGGACTGACTATCCAGAAAGGGATGATAAGAACTGGTTAAAGCACACAATTGCCTACCTTAAGGCCGACAAAGTTGAAATAGGGTTTAAACCCGTTACACTGACCAAGTATCAGCCAGAGGCGAGGGTGTACTGAATGGAAACTCAATCGATACAAAACAATCTAGAGCAGAGGGAAGTGCTAGTTAAGGTAAAGCGCTACAGTAAGGAAAGGGGGGAGTACTGGCAGGAGTATAAGCTCAATGTGGACAGATTTACCCAAATGACGGAGGTGTTGAGGAAAATTAAGACTGAGCAGGACCCGACGCTTGCCTATAGGGCATCATGTCATATGGCTGTATGCGGAAGCTGCTCAATGAAAATAAACGGCGAGCCTAGGCTTGCCTGTAAGACATTGGCTTTGGATATCGTTAAGAAGTATAATTCTAACGTTATAACGTTAGAACCAATGGACTTTTTCCCAGTTGAGAAGGATCTAGTAGTGAACCTTGACGATTTTTATGGGAGGATGTTTAAGGTAAAGCCTAGGCTATATCCTCCAAAGGAGTTTATGGAAGGTACCGCCGAGCCTAGATTGAGACCTGAGGATCAAAAAGAACTATGGAAGTTCGCTCAATGCATTTGGTGTGGTCTTTGCGTCTCTTCATGTCCCGCTGTCAAGATAGATCCTGAGTTTTTAGGTCCAGCAGCCCACGCTAAGGGGTACAGGTTTTTGGCGGATCCTAGGGACAGCATATACGAAGAGAGGTTGAAAATCCTTGTAGATAGCTCCTGGAGGTGTACCTACTGCTATCAATGCTTTAACGTCTGTCCTAGGGACGTTGAACCGGTAACCACTATAAAGAAGACGAGATCTCACACCAAATTCCTTAAAGATAAAGGTGAGGTTGCCAGAACCGGAGAGAAACATGTAAAGGCCATCTTCGACAGCATAAAAGAGACCGGGAAGCTGGAGGAGG belongs to Metallosphaera tengchongensis and includes:
- a CDS encoding succinate dehydrogenase/fumarate reductase iron-sulfur subunit; the protein is METQSIQNNLEQREVLVKVKRYSKERGEYWQEYKLNVDRFTQMTEVLRKIKTEQDPTLAYRASCHMAVCGSCSMKINGEPRLACKTLALDIVKKYNSNVITLEPMDFFPVEKDLVVNLDDFYGRMFKVKPRLYPPKEFMEGTAEPRLRPEDQKELWKFAQCIWCGLCVSSCPAVKIDPEFLGPAAHAKGYRFLADPRDSIYEERLKILVDSSWRCTYCYQCFNVCPRDVEPVTTIKKTRSHTKFLKDKGEVARTGEKHVKAIFDSIKETGKLEEAKVYLTTYGLATAIRDMLYTMRNGKVGFAMIKEKKINELDQVRKLMGE
- a CDS encoding succinate dehydrogenase flavoprotein subunit produces the protein MDKLVYDAIVLGGGLAGLMSAHEIASAGFRVAVISKVFPTRSHSSSAEGGIAAYVKGNSDPNDDPNYMTYDTVKGGDYLVDQDAAELLSIKSGDIVEIMERWGTLFNRQPDGRVALRYFGGQTYPRTRFVGDKTGMALLHTLFERVSGLSVDFYNEWFALDLVTDERRVVGAVAMEMKSMEPYLFLGKAVILATGGMGMLYAHTTNAYINTGDGYAMALRAGAALKDPEFVQFHPTALYPSDILISEAARGEGGILRNNKGERFMARYAPKKLDLAPRDIASRSIMIEIREGRGFPGNYVGLDLTHLGESYIKERLALAYEAAMNFAGVDATKEYIPVRPAQHYYMGGVDVDITGKNGDLQGLFAAGEAACVSVHGANRLGSNSLLETLVFGRETGQAVVSYLKRAEGSSSTDIQKEAEKIVNDAYSFVKSETGVHFGEILNKMRNVMWEDVGIFRNEDLLKTALSEVEKLRAQVKNMYVTDKSKVYNTEFFNALELRNMMDLAVVIAKAALTRTESRGAHYRTDYPERDDKNWLKHTIAYLKADKVEIGFKPVTLTKYQPEARVY
- a CDS encoding HAD-IIA family hydrolase, which codes for MMEDYDLIISDVDGVLLREGEPIWQNIEALKKLINDGKRVILVTNNSGFSRVLLSRQLNYLGLPVRPQDIVTSGLAAVLYMKRTWDIRKVFTIGEEGLVEEIRNGGYEVMTSSEAEEGTPDAVVVGLDRLVTYDKLSIGMRCISKGAKFVATNMDRLWPSRDGLRLGAGALVNAISYSLRREPDFVAGKPNIWIIQVAMDLAKLKDLSKVLVIGDQLEIDVKMGNEMGADTILVLTGISKVEDIEKTGVKPKFIFRDLSEIES